TCTCAATCGAGACAAAGCGTCCCAGGCGGCCACGGTCGGTGAACTTCACGCGGCCGTCGATCTTGGCAAACAACGTGTCGTCGCTACCGCGGCCGACGTTCAGACCGGCCTTCAGCGGTGTACCGCGCTGACGCACGATGATGCTGCCGCCCGTCACAACCTGACCGGCAAATGCCTTGACGCCAAGCCGCTGCGCGTTTGAATCGCGTCCGTTAGAAGAACTACCGCCACCTTTTTTATGTGCCATTGCCTTGAACCTCGTTCATGGGCCGGGCGTTCCCGGCCGAAATCAAATCTTAAGCCTTGAAGCTCTTACCGTTCACCTGGATCTCGTTGATCTTGACCTCAAC
This genomic window from Terriglobus albidus contains:
- the rpmA gene encoding 50S ribosomal protein L27; the encoded protein is MAHKKGGGSSSNGRDSNAQRLGVKAFAGQVVTGGSIIVRQRGTPLKAGLNVGRGSDDTLFAKIDGRVKFTDRGRLGRFVSIETVSA